One genomic segment of Mytilus trossulus isolate FHL-02 chromosome 4, PNRI_Mtr1.1.1.hap1, whole genome shotgun sequence includes these proteins:
- the LOC134713709 gene encoding heavy metal-binding protein HIP-like has protein sequence MACIQVVIWLFVVQCSAVCFANYVLKEEPEYKHTLLKRILMEENFESLESKINNLTQRVEALEKENALLKHAPVAFLAELTKSVTSQNQIILFDSVKLNLGNAYFNVHGNFIAPVSGLYQFSVTACAATNHYIVLELIVNARVVGKVLTGDTGYNECSSNSFLVQLSTGDDVYVQHKTAGDYLLANPAAGFPTFSGVLLNVI, from the exons ATGGCATGTATTCAAGTTGTGATATGGCTGTTTGTTGTGCAATGTTCTGCAGTCTGCTTTGCTAATTATGTATTAAAAGAAGAACCGGAGTATAAACACACACTcttaaaaagaattttaatgGAAGAAAATTTTGAATCTCTAGAGAGCAAAATCAATAATCTGACGCAAAGAGTCGAAGCACTGGAGAAAGAAAATG cTTTACTCAAACACGCACCAGTTGCCTTTTTGGCAGAGCTCACCAAAAGCGTCACCAGCCAAAACCAGATAATCCTTTTTGACAGCGTCAAGCTTAACCTTGGTAACGCCTACTTTAATGTACATGGAAACTTTATCGCTCCTGTAAGTGGCCTGTACCAGTTTTCCGTAACAGCATGTGCAGCAACAAACCATTACATTGTCCTGGAGCTTATTGTAAACGCCAGAGTTGTTGGAAAAGTATTGACTGGCGACACCGGATATAATGAGTGTAGTTCTAACTCTTTCTTGGTGCAACTGTCTACTGGCGATGACGTCTACGTTCAGCATAAAACCGCGGGAGATTATCTTTTAGCAAACCCTGCTGCTGGATTTCCTACATTTTCCGGCGTCCTTCTAAATGTCATCTAA